A stretch of Microtus pennsylvanicus isolate mMicPen1 chromosome 5, mMicPen1.hap1, whole genome shotgun sequence DNA encodes these proteins:
- the Fgf3 gene encoding fibroblast growth factor 3 has translation MGLIWLLLLSLLEPGWPATGPGTRLRRDAGGRGGVYEHLGGAPRRRKLYCATKYHLQLHPSGRVNGSLENSAYSILEITAVEVGVVAIKGLFSGRYLAMNKRGRLYASEHYNAECEFVERIHELGYNTYASRLYRTGPSGPGTRRQPGAQRPWYVSVNGKGRPRRGFKTRRTQKSSLFLPRVLGHKDHELVRLLQNGQPRAAGEGSQPRQWRQKKQSPGDHGKMEPFSPGVVPGAHLETGELAVA, from the exons ATGGGCCTGATCTGGCTTCTGCTGCTTAGCTTGCTGGAACCCGGCTGGCCCGCTACGGGGCCCGGGACACGGTTGCGGCGCGATGCGGGCGGCCGTGGGGGCGTCTACGAGCACCTCGGCGGGGCGCCCCGGCGCCGCAAGCTCTACTGCGCCACCAAGTACCACCTCCAGCTGCACCCCAGCGGCCGCGTGAACGGCAGCCTGGAGAACAGCGCCTACA GCATCCTGGAGATTACTGCGGTGGAAGTGGGCGTGGTGGCCATCAAAGGGCTCTTCTCTGGGCGGTACCTGGCCATGAACAAGAGAGGACGGCTGTATGCTTCG GAGCACTACAATGCAGAGTGTGAGTTCGTGGAGCGGATCCATGAGCTGGGCTACAATACTTATGCCTCCCGCCTGTATCGCACAGGGCCCAGTGGGCCAGGGACTCGGCGGCAGCCTGGTGCCCAGAGACCTTGGTACGTGTCTGTAAATGGCAAGGGTCGGCCACGCCGGGGCTTCAAGACCCGCCGCACACAGAAGTCCTCCCTCTTCCTACCCCGAGTGCTGGGCCACAAAGACCATGAGCTGGTGCGGCTACTGCAGAATGGCCAGCCACGAGCTGCAGGAGAGGGCAGCCAACCCAGACAGTGGCGGCAGAAGAAGCAGAGCCCAGGAGACCATGGCAAGATGGAACCCTTTTCTCCTGGGGTCGTTCCAGGCGCCCATCTGGAGACAGGTGAACTGGCTGTGGCCTAA